In Deinococcus proteolyticus MRP, a single genomic region encodes these proteins:
- a CDS encoding secondary thiamine-phosphate synthase enzyme YjbQ — protein sequence MWQQTELTLRPYPRGFHLITRDIEAALPELRGLKVGLLHVFIRHTSASLSLGENASPDVRRDFEQFFSDLVPESYPHYTHTDEGPDDMPAHLKAALLGPSLTLPVRAGRLHLGTWQGVYLCEHRDRGGARTLTLTLQGEE from the coding sequence ATGTGGCAGCAGACCGAGTTGACCCTCAGGCCCTATCCACGCGGCTTTCACCTGATTACCCGTGATATCGAAGCGGCCCTGCCCGAACTGCGCGGGTTGAAAGTGGGGCTGCTGCACGTGTTTATCCGGCACACCAGCGCCAGCCTGAGCCTGGGCGAGAACGCCAGCCCCGACGTGCGGCGCGACTTCGAGCAGTTCTTCAGCGACCTGGTGCCCGAAAGCTACCCGCACTACACCCACACCGACGAAGGCCCCGACGACATGCCCGCCCACCTCAAGGCGGCGCTGCTGGGGCCTTCGCTGACGCTGCCGGTGCGGGCGGGCCGGCTGCATCTGGGAACGTGGCAGGGCGTGTATCTGTGCGAACACCGCGACCGGGGCGGAGCACGGACCCTGACGCTGACCCTGCAGGGAGAGGAATAA
- a CDS encoding PIG-L deacetylase family protein, translated as MRRTRRLWLPLALLSLGLAAYINLPGLPDEDGQAQAQVEALPAAQVPGRGERVLILSPHPDDETLCCGGYISRAQAQGAEVYLAWVTAGDGFEIDAAVTERTLHPGPAGLRELAGRRQQEARAAAQTLGVPAGHLTFLGYPDGGLTAMTTRNQVQPYRSPHSGASAVYLSGVQTPGAPFTGQALEQDLTRLLDRIQPTRVLAPAPQDHHGDHHTLGVLAGRLLARRGEESRLSYWVVHGGLEWPLPKGAHPALTLQPAPLARSLPWTRLDLSPQEQARKRSAMQAYRTQTAVLGRFMAAFDRRNELLSPLP; from the coding sequence GTGCGCCGCACTCGCCGCCTGTGGTTGCCGCTGGCTCTGCTGAGCCTGGGCTTGGCTGCCTACATCAACCTGCCAGGCCTGCCCGATGAAGACGGGCAGGCTCAGGCCCAGGTAGAGGCGCTGCCGGCGGCGCAGGTGCCGGGGCGCGGTGAGCGGGTGCTGATTCTCTCTCCCCATCCCGACGACGAAACGCTGTGCTGCGGCGGGTACATCAGCCGGGCGCAGGCGCAGGGGGCCGAGGTGTATCTGGCCTGGGTGACCGCCGGCGACGGCTTTGAGATAGATGCTGCCGTAACTGAGCGCACCCTGCACCCCGGCCCGGCAGGTCTGCGCGAGCTGGCCGGGCGCCGTCAGCAAGAGGCGCGGGCGGCCGCGCAGACGCTGGGAGTGCCCGCCGGCCATCTCACTTTTCTGGGCTATCCCGATGGGGGCCTGACCGCCATGACCACGCGCAATCAGGTCCAGCCTTACCGCTCGCCGCACAGCGGGGCCAGTGCCGTGTACCTGAGCGGTGTGCAGACGCCGGGCGCTCCCTTTACCGGGCAGGCGCTGGAGCAAGACCTGACCCGCTTGCTGGACCGCATTCAGCCTACCCGCGTGCTGGCTCCGGCCCCGCAGGACCACCACGGCGACCATCACACGCTGGGCGTGCTGGCCGGGCGGCTGCTGGCCCGGCGCGGTGAAGAAAGCCGCCTGAGCTACTGGGTGGTGCATGGCGGCCTGGAGTGGCCGCTGCCCAAAGGAGCGCACCCGGCGCTGACCCTGCAACCCGCGCCGCTGGCCCGCTCGCTGCCGTGGACTCGGCTGGACCTGAGCCCACAGGAGCAGGCGCGCAAGCGCAGCGCCATGCAGGCCTACCGCACCCAAACTGCGGTGCTGGGCCGCTTTATGGCCGCGTTCGACCGCCGCAACGAACTGCTGAGCCCGCTCCCGTGA
- a CDS encoding TrkH family potassium uptake protein, with translation MPLISRPAPVRQPEPRRSWYARLQPPQLIALVYFIGILLATAALHLPGVVRPGADMTSVDLLFTATSALTITGLVVADTGETFTRYGQVILMVLFLLGGLGILSFGTLFAFLTGRRVNFSERQHLQAQISGLDTGSVVRLLRTIFTYALGLQLAGAVLLALRFVPQFGLGEGLFQAAFHSISAFNNAGFVVVPGGMPQYVSDPLVSLTISGLVILGALGFIVQFNVVNWLQRPREHRLTVYSLLTLFTTAALLLLGFFAVLLLEWNNHATLEPLPWHGRLLASFFQSMTPRSGGFNTVDIESMRTATIMVLIVLMYIGGGSGSTGGGIKTSTFAILTGSAWNMVMGRGELIAFGRRVEKDNVVRATTVAMLYTMMVATAFFLMLLTNPHMDFTHLLFETVSAAATVGLSLNTTSHINDAGLVILSVLMYLGRIGPLTFAVAFSLRTQQRRGVRYPPERDILVG, from the coding sequence ATGCCGCTCATTTCCCGCCCGGCTCCGGTCAGGCAGCCTGAGCCCCGGCGCTCCTGGTACGCCCGACTTCAGCCGCCGCAGCTGATTGCCCTGGTGTACTTCATCGGTATTCTGCTGGCCACCGCCGCGCTGCACCTGCCGGGCGTGGTCCGTCCGGGGGCCGACATGACCAGCGTGGACCTGCTGTTCACCGCGACCAGTGCGCTGACCATCACCGGGCTGGTGGTGGCCGACACCGGCGAGACCTTTACCCGCTACGGTCAGGTCATTCTGATGGTGCTGTTCCTGCTCGGCGGGCTGGGGATTCTCTCGTTCGGCACGCTGTTCGCTTTTCTGACCGGGCGGCGGGTCAACTTTTCCGAGCGCCAGCACCTCCAGGCGCAAATCAGCGGCCTGGACACCGGCAGCGTGGTGCGGCTGCTGCGGACCATCTTCACCTACGCGCTGGGGCTGCAACTGGCCGGCGCTGTGCTGCTCGCCCTGCGCTTCGTGCCGCAGTTCGGGTTGGGCGAGGGGCTGTTTCAAGCGGCGTTTCACTCCATCAGCGCCTTCAACAATGCCGGGTTCGTGGTGGTGCCGGGGGGCATGCCGCAGTACGTCAGCGATCCCCTGGTCAGCCTGACCATTTCGGGCCTGGTGATTCTGGGAGCGCTGGGATTCATCGTGCAGTTCAACGTGGTGAACTGGCTCCAGCGCCCCCGCGAGCACCGGCTGACCGTCTACTCACTGCTGACCCTCTTTACCACGGCGGCCCTGCTGCTGTTGGGCTTCTTCGCCGTGCTGCTGCTGGAGTGGAACAACCACGCCACCCTGGAACCGCTGCCCTGGCATGGCCGGCTGCTGGCATCCTTTTTCCAGAGCATGACGCCACGCTCGGGGGGCTTCAACACGGTGGATATCGAGAGCATGCGCACCGCCACCATCATGGTCCTGATCGTGCTGATGTACATCGGTGGGGGCAGCGGCTCCACCGGCGGCGGCATCAAGACCTCGACTTTTGCCATCCTGACCGGCTCGGCCTGGAACATGGTGATGGGGCGCGGCGAGCTGATTGCCTTCGGGCGGCGGGTGGAAAAGGACAACGTGGTGCGGGCCACCACCGTCGCCATGCTCTACACCATGATGGTCGCCACGGCCTTTTTTCTGATGCTGCTGACCAACCCGCACATGGACTTCACCCACCTGCTGTTCGAAACGGTGAGCGCAGCCGCCACGGTGGGCCTGAGCCTCAACACCACCTCTCACATCAACGACGCCGGGCTGGTCATTCTCAGTGTGCTGATGTACTTAGGGCGTATCGGGCCGCTCACCTTCGCGGTGGCCTTCAGCCTACGGACCCAGCAGCGGCGCGGCGTGCGCTACCCACCCGAGCGCGACATCCTGGTGGGCTAG
- a CDS encoding GNAT family N-acetyltransferase: MSVCLRPAVPSDLPALGRVAYTTGFFGDSAACYFPDQRLFALLWVWPYLHGGGGPGCRVAEDERGQLLGYVLGASQPGRYRAALAQAAALGLLASVGGEVRRPLACGGHLLRLGHFAGPHASEEVYPAHLHLNLLPAARGLGLGRTLLTAHLEALRAAEVPGVQLSTTAENVAALRLYRRCGFEVLARQQTDLWQPWLGRPTEQLTLGLRL, translated from the coding sequence ATGAGTGTCTGCCTGCGCCCTGCGGTTCCCAGCGACCTGCCTGCACTGGGCCGGGTGGCCTACACGACTGGATTTTTCGGGGACAGTGCCGCCTGCTATTTCCCTGACCAGCGGCTGTTCGCGCTGCTGTGGGTCTGGCCGTACCTGCATGGCGGGGGCGGCCCCGGCTGCCGGGTGGCCGAGGACGAGCGGGGGCAGCTCCTGGGGTATGTCCTGGGAGCCAGTCAGCCAGGCCGCTACCGCGCCGCACTGGCGCAGGCCGCTGCATTGGGCCTGCTGGCGAGTGTAGGCGGCGAAGTGCGCCGGCCCCTGGCGTGCGGGGGCCACCTGCTGCGGCTCGGCCACTTTGCCGGTCCACACGCCAGTGAGGAAGTGTACCCGGCCCACCTGCACCTCAACCTGCTCCCGGCGGCGCGGGGGCTGGGCCTGGGCCGCACGCTGCTTACCGCTCACCTGGAGGCGCTGCGGGCGGCGGAGGTGCCAGGCGTGCAGCTGTCCACCACCGCCGAGAACGTGGCGGCCCTGCGGCTGTACCGCCGCTGCGGGTTCGAAGTGCTGGCCCGCCAGCAAACCGACCTCTGGCAGCCCTGGCTGGGGCGCCCCACCGAGCAGCTGACCCTGGGCCTCCGGCTGTAG
- a CDS encoding WecB/TagA/CpsF family glycosyltransferase, which yields MTDSAVHPARLTLFDLPLDAPSLPETLDRLSEWMFAPAPTPHTVVTLNPEFVMDSRQDPDFVRVIQSADLVTADGVGIVWAARHLLGRELPRAPGVDIAQGLMQRHGPELRVFFLGGKPGADGEPGVAARAAQNAFHDYGITVAGHHHGYFKTEQDAEIAALIREARPHLLLTGMGGGRQEKFNESQRTAMKVPVAIGCGGTLDVLAGTAELAPEWTRRAGVEFVWRIASDRSRWGRAPKLARFVPFVLAEKGRGHQGHA from the coding sequence GTGACCGATTCCGCTGTCCACCCCGCACGCCTGACCCTGTTCGACCTGCCGCTGGACGCCCCCAGCCTGCCGGAGACCCTGGACCGGCTGAGTGAATGGATGTTTGCCCCCGCGCCTACGCCGCATACGGTGGTCACGCTGAACCCCGAGTTCGTGATGGACAGCCGCCAGGACCCCGACTTTGTGCGCGTCATCCAGTCCGCTGACCTGGTCACCGCTGACGGCGTGGGCATCGTCTGGGCGGCGCGGCACTTGCTGGGCCGCGAGCTGCCGCGTGCGCCCGGCGTGGACATCGCGCAGGGGCTGATGCAGCGGCACGGGCCGGAGCTGCGGGTGTTTTTCCTGGGAGGCAAGCCCGGCGCGGACGGCGAACCCGGCGTGGCTGCGCGGGCCGCCCAGAACGCCTTTCACGACTACGGCATTACGGTGGCGGGGCACCACCACGGGTATTTCAAGACCGAGCAGGACGCTGAAATTGCTGCCCTCATCCGTGAAGCCCGCCCCCACCTGCTGCTGACTGGCATGGGCGGAGGCCGCCAGGAGAAGTTCAACGAGTCGCAGCGCACGGCCATGAAGGTGCCCGTCGCCATCGGCTGCGGCGGCACGCTGGATGTGCTGGCGGGCACCGCCGAGCTGGCCCCCGAGTGGACCCGGAGGGCCGGGGTGGAGTTCGTGTGGCGCATCGCCTCGGACCGCTCGCGCTGGGGCCGCGCACCCAAGCTGGCGCGGTTCGTGCCGTTCGTGCTGGCGGAGAAGGGCCGGGGCCACCAGGGCCACGCGTGA
- a CDS encoding acetate kinase yields the protein MQILVLNSGSSSLKFALLDPENGDVRLSGLAERLGQEGASIRLERFGGGERERSEESLNGGAHTEAVARVLSELDALGLRGDVAAVGHRVVHGGESFNAPALITPEVEDVIRACIPLAPLHNPANLAGIGAARAAFPDLPHVAVFDTAFHQTMRPVAYRYAVPEEWYTRYGVRRYGFHGTSHQYVAGQAVRMLGLNPGRHGLIVAHLGNGCSVTSVQDGKSRDTSMGMTPLEGLVMGTRSGNVDPSLVEYMVREAGMTVAEVTDALNKKSGLLGLSGLSNDMRELEEAAQNGHAGAQLAIDKFVYRLAQTIASYAVGLHRWDALVFTGGIGENSSYIRALTMERLGSLGLVPDERANESTVRGKQGVISKEGWVTALVVNTNEELMIARQTAELLKG from the coding sequence ATGCAAATTCTTGTCCTGAACAGCGGCTCCAGTTCGCTCAAGTTCGCCCTGCTTGACCCTGAGAACGGCGACGTGCGGCTCTCGGGCCTGGCCGAGCGGCTGGGCCAGGAGGGGGCCAGCATTCGGCTGGAGCGCTTCGGCGGCGGCGAGCGCGAGCGCAGCGAGGAGAGCCTGAATGGCGGCGCCCACACCGAAGCCGTGGCCCGCGTGCTGTCCGAGCTGGACGCCCTGGGCCTGCGCGGAGACGTGGCGGCGGTGGGGCACCGGGTGGTGCACGGCGGCGAAAGCTTTAATGCCCCCGCCCTGATTACGCCCGAGGTGGAGGATGTGATTCGCGCCTGCATTCCGCTGGCCCCGCTGCACAACCCCGCCAACCTCGCTGGTATCGGGGCGGCCCGCGCCGCTTTTCCGGACCTGCCGCATGTGGCCGTGTTCGACACCGCTTTTCACCAGACCATGCGGCCGGTGGCTTACCGCTACGCCGTGCCGGAGGAGTGGTACACCCGGTACGGCGTGCGGCGCTACGGCTTTCACGGCACCAGCCACCAGTACGTGGCCGGGCAGGCAGTGCGGATGCTGGGCCTGAACCCGGGCCGCCACGGTCTCATCGTGGCGCACCTGGGCAACGGCTGCTCGGTGACCTCCGTGCAGGACGGCAAAAGCCGCGACACCAGCATGGGCATGACCCCGCTGGAGGGCCTGGTGATGGGCACCCGCTCGGGCAACGTGGACCCCAGCCTGGTGGAGTACATGGTGCGTGAAGCGGGCATGACCGTGGCCGAAGTGACCGACGCCCTCAACAAAAAGAGCGGGCTGCTGGGCCTGAGTGGCCTGAGTAACGACATGCGCGAACTGGAAGAAGCCGCCCAGAACGGGCACGCGGGCGCCCAGCTGGCCATTGACAAGTTCGTGTACCGCCTGGCGCAGACCATCGCCAGCTACGCGGTGGGCCTGCACCGCTGGGACGCGCTGGTGTTCACGGGCGGCATCGGTGAAAACAGTTCCTACATCCGCGCCCTGACGATGGAGCGCCTCGGCAGCCTGGGCCTGGTACCCGACGAACGCGCCAACGAAAGCACCGTGCGCGGCAAGCAGGGCGTGATTTCCAAAGAGGGCTGGGTCACGGCCTTGGTGGTCAACACCAACGAGGAACTGATGATTGCGCGCCAGACGGCGGAACTGCTGAAGGGCTAA
- the tsaE gene encoding tRNA (adenosine(37)-N6)-threonylcarbamoyltransferase complex ATPase subunit type 1 TsaE — protein sequence MRTDDSAALVGKGTEGWLRPGQSTLLRGLDEQQAFGAALLDQVPAGAVLFLEGELGAGKTSLTQGIARRLGFTGTVSSPTYALMQPYPTPGGQLLHVDAYRVQHPGELYDMGLDDLIEGSRLSVIEWGQALYGDYPQATLLRLEHVPGDEDVRRVTRVR from the coding sequence TTGAGGACGGATGATTCCGCCGCCCTGGTGGGCAAGGGGACAGAGGGCTGGCTGCGCCCAGGCCAGAGCACATTGCTGCGCGGCCTGGACGAGCAGCAGGCCTTCGGGGCGGCGCTGCTGGACCAGGTGCCGGCCGGGGCCGTGCTGTTTCTGGAAGGTGAGCTGGGGGCCGGCAAAACCAGTCTCACGCAGGGGATTGCCCGGCGGCTGGGCTTTACCGGTACCGTGTCCAGCCCCACCTACGCCCTGATGCAGCCTTACCCCACGCCCGGCGGCCAGCTGCTGCATGTGGACGCCTACCGGGTGCAGCACCCCGGCGAGCTGTACGACATGGGCCTGGACGACCTGATAGAAGGGAGCCGCCTGAGCGTGATCGAATGGGGGCAGGCCCTGTACGGCGACTACCCGCAGGCCACCCTGCTGCGGCTGGAGCATGTGCCTGGCGACGAGGACGTGCGCCGGGTCACGCGGGTGAGATAG
- the pta gene encoding phosphate acetyltransferase: MKTFFVAPTRNRVGLSTVALGLTRALERQGLRAGFLKPIAQTHGEQLSASVHFARNLSGSTRTPDPISLAHAEQQLSVGEGDELMEGVIALAHGMGELDVLVVEGLALNERNSYATRLNADLARNLEAEVVLVSDLRGVSPASLADELEIAAQNYRRSDGSGLAGYVLNFAPEKFDFGGLLAGLRQHSRILAGGELPLLGVITENPELNAVRTADIARYLNAEVMNAGEMDTRRIRRFVVTARGVPGMAEQNLFAPGALILTPGDREDVVMAASLAHLSGVPLAGLLLTSGVAPVPSIQQLCRAALTSSLPVLRVPTNSFETTTQLVEMSNKVPQDDLERMEKALDFTADRLDTAQLVGRLSVSAGQERRLPPSAFRFELIQKAQAAGKRIVLPEGDEPRTVNAAIRCVEKGIARPVLLADPARVRQVAESQGLSIPEGLEIVDPASIRGDYVAPMVELRRSKGLTPEQALAQLEDTVVLGTMMLAQGEVDGLVSGAVHTTANTVRPALQLIKTAPGSSLVSSVFFMLMPEQVLVYGDAAINPNPNAEELAQIAIQSADSAAAFGITPRVAMISYSTGTSGSGEDVEKVKAATELVRQRRPDLTVDGPLQYDAASVPSVGRSKAPDSPVAGQATVFIFPDLNTGNTTYKAVQRSAGVVAVGPMLQGLNKPVNDLSRGALVDDIVYTVALTAIQATQVDQIGKVGQDGKQPDASAQKAAAGTADAQ; this comes from the coding sequence ATGAAAACTTTCTTCGTTGCCCCCACCCGCAACCGCGTCGGCCTCTCGACCGTAGCCCTGGGTCTGACGCGGGCGCTGGAGCGTCAGGGCCTGCGGGCCGGATTTCTCAAGCCCATCGCGCAGACCCACGGCGAGCAGCTGAGTGCCAGCGTGCATTTTGCCCGCAATCTGAGCGGCTCCACCCGCACGCCCGACCCCATCAGCCTGGCGCACGCCGAGCAGCAGCTGTCGGTGGGCGAGGGCGACGAGCTGATGGAAGGGGTGATTGCCCTGGCGCACGGCATGGGCGAGCTGGACGTGCTGGTCGTGGAGGGCCTGGCGCTAAACGAGCGCAACTCCTACGCCACCCGCCTGAACGCCGACCTGGCCCGCAACCTGGAAGCCGAGGTGGTGCTGGTGTCCGACCTGCGCGGCGTATCGCCGGCGTCCCTGGCCGACGAGCTGGAAATTGCCGCGCAGAACTACCGCCGCTCCGACGGCTCGGGGCTGGCGGGGTACGTCCTGAACTTTGCCCCCGAAAAGTTCGATTTCGGCGGGCTGCTGGCCGGACTGCGCCAGCACTCGCGGATTCTGGCGGGCGGGGAACTGCCGCTGCTGGGCGTGATTACCGAGAACCCCGAGCTGAACGCGGTCCGCACGGCCGACATCGCCCGCTACCTGAACGCCGAGGTGATGAATGCCGGCGAGATGGACACCCGCCGCATTCGCCGCTTCGTGGTGACGGCGCGGGGCGTGCCGGGCATGGCCGAGCAGAACCTGTTCGCCCCCGGTGCGCTGATTCTGACCCCCGGTGACCGCGAGGACGTGGTGATGGCGGCCAGCCTCGCGCACCTCAGCGGAGTGCCGCTGGCGGGGCTGCTGCTGACCAGCGGGGTGGCGCCGGTGCCGTCTATCCAGCAGCTGTGCCGCGCCGCGCTGACCAGTTCGCTGCCGGTGCTGCGGGTGCCGACCAACTCGTTCGAGACCACCACCCAGCTGGTCGAAATGAGCAACAAGGTGCCCCAGGACGACCTGGAGCGCATGGAAAAGGCGCTGGACTTCACCGCCGACCGCCTGGACACGGCGCAGCTGGTGGGCCGCCTGAGTGTCAGCGCAGGCCAGGAACGCCGGCTGCCGCCCAGCGCCTTCCGCTTCGAGCTGATCCAAAAGGCGCAGGCGGCCGGCAAGCGCATCGTGCTGCCCGAGGGCGACGAGCCGCGCACCGTGAACGCCGCCATTCGCTGCGTGGAAAAGGGCATTGCCCGGCCGGTGCTGCTGGCCGACCCCGCCCGCGTGCGGCAGGTGGCCGAAAGCCAGGGCCTGAGCATCCCCGAAGGGCTGGAAATCGTGGACCCGGCCAGTATTCGCGGGGACTACGTGGCCCCGATGGTCGAACTGCGCCGCAGCAAGGGCCTGACCCCCGAGCAGGCGCTGGCGCAGCTGGAAGACACGGTGGTGCTGGGCACCATGATGCTGGCCCAGGGCGAGGTGGACGGTCTGGTGTCGGGGGCCGTTCACACCACCGCCAACACGGTGCGCCCGGCGCTGCAACTCATCAAGACCGCGCCGGGCAGCAGCCTGGTCAGCAGCGTGTTTTTCATGCTGATGCCCGAGCAGGTGCTGGTGTACGGCGACGCCGCCATCAACCCCAACCCGAACGCCGAGGAGCTGGCGCAGATTGCCATTCAGTCGGCCGACAGCGCGGCCGCTTTCGGCATCACGCCGCGTGTGGCGATGATTTCGTATTCCACCGGCACCTCGGGCAGCGGCGAGGACGTGGAAAAGGTCAAAGCTGCCACCGAGCTGGTGCGCCAGCGCCGCCCTGACCTGACCGTGGACGGCCCGCTGCAGTACGACGCGGCCAGCGTGCCCAGCGTGGGCAGGAGCAAGGCCCCCGACTCGCCGGTGGCGGGGCAGGCCACCGTGTTTATCTTCCCGGACCTGAACACCGGCAACACCACCTACAAGGCCGTGCAGCGCTCGGCGGGCGTGGTGGCGGTGGGGCCGATGCTGCAGGGCCTGAACAAGCCGGTCAACGACCTCTCGCGTGGGGCGCTGGTGGACGACATCGTGTATACGGTTGCCCTGACAGCCATTCAGGCGACCCAGGTGGACCAGATAGGCAAGGTGGGCCAGGACGGCAAGCAGCCGGACGCGAGCGCCCAGAAGGCCGCAGCGGGGACGGCAGACGCCCAGTAA
- a CDS encoding LysE/ArgO family amino acid transporter produces the protein MSDFLAALAMGLGLIMAIGPQNAFVIRQGLWREHALLAALVCALSDTALMTLGVLGAGRLLATRPELVTLGTLAGAAFLLWYGAQALRSARHPQPPELGSQRVAGPLAVAARGAAFSMLNPHALLDTLVLVGGASASAARPELFLAGVVAASWVWFFGLAIAARGLAGQMRSVRTWQAVDLLVGLMMWAVAARLLLGLLAAPGSH, from the coding sequence ATGAGCGATTTCCTGGCGGCCCTGGCGATGGGTCTGGGCCTGATTATGGCGATTGGCCCGCAGAACGCCTTCGTGATTCGCCAGGGCCTGTGGCGAGAACATGCCCTGCTGGCCGCGCTGGTCTGCGCCCTGAGCGACACCGCGCTGATGACCCTGGGTGTGCTGGGGGCAGGCCGCCTGCTGGCGACCCGGCCCGAGCTGGTCACGCTGGGCACCCTGGCCGGGGCTGCGTTCCTGCTGTGGTACGGCGCTCAGGCGCTGCGCTCGGCCCGGCACCCGCAGCCGCCGGAGCTTGGCAGCCAGCGGGTGGCGGGGCCTCTGGCCGTCGCAGCACGGGGGGCGGCCTTCTCTATGCTGAACCCGCACGCACTGCTGGACACCCTTGTGCTGGTGGGCGGGGCCAGCGCCTCGGCAGCGCGGCCGGAGCTGTTCCTGGCAGGAGTGGTAGCCGCGTCGTGGGTCTGGTTTTTCGGGCTGGCCATCGCTGCGCGGGGCCTGGCTGGGCAGATGCGCTCGGTGCGGACCTGGCAGGCCGTGGACTTGCTGGTGGGCCTGATGATGTGGGCCGTCGCTGCGCGGCTGTTGCTGGGGCTGCTTGCCGCCCCGGGTAGCCACTGA
- a CDS encoding 3'-5' exonuclease, whose product MPEKSKWVGDAVVFDLETTGLSPERDGIVEIGALRIRDGRVVTEDPYQTLVRPQNSLGESVTIPWRAERIHGISNEMVVAAPSIAQVLPEFLEWAGDAPLVAHNIGFDSGFMRAAARHCGLRWAPQREICTVQLSRRAFPRERRHNLDSLAGRLGLSFSPQGRHRSLGDVEVTAAAYLRLLELLE is encoded by the coding sequence GTGCCAGAGAAGAGCAAGTGGGTTGGAGACGCGGTCGTCTTCGACCTGGAGACGACCGGCCTGTCCCCCGAGCGGGACGGCATTGTGGAAATAGGTGCGCTCAGGATTCGTGACGGGCGTGTGGTGACCGAAGACCCTTACCAGACACTGGTGCGCCCCCAGAACAGCCTGGGCGAAAGCGTGACGATTCCCTGGCGTGCCGAGCGGATTCACGGCATCAGCAACGAGATGGTGGTGGCCGCCCCCAGCATCGCGCAGGTGCTGCCCGAGTTCCTGGAGTGGGCCGGCGACGCCCCGCTGGTGGCGCACAACATCGGGTTCGATTCGGGGTTTATGCGGGCGGCGGCCCGGCACTGTGGGCTGCGCTGGGCACCGCAGCGGGAAATCTGCACCGTGCAGCTCTCGCGCCGCGCCTTTCCGCGTGAGCGCCGGCACAACCTCGACTCGCTGGCCGGGCGGCTGGGCCTCAGCTTCAGCCCTCAGGGCCGCCACCGCTCGCTGGGCGACGTGGAAGTGACGGCGGCGGCCTATCTGCGGCTGCTGGAGTTGCTGGAGTAG
- a CDS encoding tetratricopeptide repeat protein, whose product MTDAATFWPLACEALAEGDFGQAFALLQAGTLLSAPAEQARYALLAGSLHALYGDLAVEELNLSLSEARRLDPALSEDPLFLALSAEAAARAQGPQAAPPPPQTCTAPDPLARFHALSALILAGRLGEAAAVSLDPAELPAHLSWRAAALQAEAHEGLGDSALAADLFAQAAAGARGPDRAVMLQEGAALRLAQGQLDAAAQALQEARPLYAAQPTDPQEALNLSTWHYLQAQVQLAQGQADAALSEIQAAEQLEAGHGDPSYGVALVQGQVLSALGRTEEALAAFGRAAELAQDGDRPYAQHELAVALLDLDRPLEAQEVLETIAREPGYPFQAEILADLAECDYRLGQLAQAQAGAEQALRQGAVVPASLVLGNVALEYYHLDDALAHFERVIGASPEGSRDWLIGHQMTADILAQQGFREPAQVYSHAQQALEYTPEGDEWQATLQAHRDRAAELMQGGGGRVLN is encoded by the coding sequence ATGACCGACGCCGCAACATTCTGGCCGCTGGCCTGCGAAGCTCTGGCGGAGGGAGACTTCGGGCAGGCGTTTGCCCTGCTGCAGGCCGGTACCCTGCTCTCGGCTCCGGCCGAGCAGGCCCGCTACGCCCTGCTGGCCGGGTCTCTGCACGCCCTGTACGGTGACCTTGCCGTAGAAGAACTGAACCTCAGCCTCTCGGAAGCCCGCCGGCTGGACCCGGCCCTGAGTGAAGACCCGCTTTTTCTGGCCCTGAGCGCCGAGGCGGCCGCCCGCGCCCAGGGTCCGCAGGCTGCGCCGCCCCCGCCGCAGACCTGTACGGCCCCCGACCCGCTGGCCCGCTTTCATGCGCTGAGCGCCCTCATCCTGGCGGGCCGGCTGGGTGAGGCGGCCGCCGTGTCCCTGGACCCCGCCGAACTGCCCGCGCACCTGAGCTGGCGGGCCGCCGCCCTGCAGGCCGAGGCCCATGAGGGGCTGGGCGACAGTGCCCTGGCAGCTGACCTGTTCGCGCAGGCGGCGGCTGGGGCACGCGGCCCCGACCGGGCGGTGATGCTGCAAGAAGGCGCGGCCCTGCGGCTGGCCCAGGGGCAGCTGGACGCGGCGGCGCAGGCGCTGCAAGAAGCCCGGCCCCTGTATGCGGCGCAGCCGACCGACCCGCAAGAAGCGCTGAACCTGTCCACCTGGCACTACCTGCAAGCCCAGGTGCAGCTGGCCCAGGGGCAGGCCGACGCCGCACTGAGCGAGATCCAGGCGGCGGAGCAGCTGGAAGCCGGGCACGGCGACCCCAGCTACGGGGTGGCGCTGGTGCAGGGGCAGGTGCTGAGTGCCCTGGGCCGCACCGAAGAAGCGCTGGCCGCGTTCGGCCGGGCCGCAGAACTGGCGCAGGACGGCGACCGGCCCTACGCCCAGCACGAGCTGGCGGTGGCGCTGCTGGACCTGGACCGCCCGCTGGAAGCTCAGGAGGTGCTGGAAACCATTGCCCGTGAGCCGGGCTACCCCTTCCAGGCCGAAATCCTGGCCGACCTGGCCGAGTGTGACTACCGCCTGGGGCAGCTGGCCCAGGCCCAGGCGGGGGCCGAGCAGGCGCTGCGCCAGGGTGCGGTGGTGCCGGCCAGCCTGGTGCTGGGCAATGTGGCGCTGGAGTATTACCACCTCGATGACGCCCTGGCGCACTTCGAGCGGGTGATCGGGGCTTCGCCCGAGGGCAGCCGCGACTGGCTGATCGGCCACCAGATGACGGCCGATATCCTGGCGCAGCAGGGCTTCCGCGAGCCGGCGCAGGTGTATTCGCACGCGCAGCAGGCCCTGGAATACACCCCGGAGGGCGACGAGTGGCAGGCCACCTTGCAGGCCCACCGTGACCGCGCCGCCGAGCTGATGCAGGGGGGCGGGGGACGGGTGCTCAATTGA